Proteins encoded in a region of the Vibrio sp. CB1-14 genome:
- a CDS encoding FKBP-type peptidyl-prolyl cis-trans isomerase gives MSDVKLETVEQKASYGIGLQMGQQLAGSGLEGLNVDAIAKGIATALTGDMPEIEIDEINNALQELHTRAEALRQEAAKAAAADGEAFLKDNALRSEVTVLESGLQYEVITEGTGEIPSADKTVRVHYHGELTDGTVFDSSVSRGQPAEFPVTGVIKGWVEALQLMPVGSKWKLYIPQDLAYGERGAGAAIPPFAALVFEVELLDIIA, from the coding sequence ATGTCTGACGTGAAATTAGAAACTGTAGAACAGAAAGCAAGCTATGGTATTGGTCTACAAATGGGCCAACAACTAGCAGGTAGCGGCCTAGAAGGTCTAAACGTAGATGCAATCGCTAAAGGTATTGCAACTGCACTAACTGGTGACATGCCAGAGATCGAAATTGACGAGATCAACAACGCACTGCAAGAGCTACACACTCGCGCAGAAGCACTACGTCAAGAAGCAGCAAAAGCAGCTGCAGCTGACGGCGAAGCATTCCTAAAAGATAACGCTCTTCGTTCAGAAGTAACGGTTCTTGAGTCTGGTCTTCAATACGAAGTCATCACTGAAGGTACTGGCGAAATCCCATCTGCAGACAAAACTGTACGTGTTCACTACCACGGTGAGCTAACAGACGGTACTGTATTCGACAGCTCTGTATCTCGCGGTCAACCAGCTGAGTTCCCAGTAACTGGCGTAATCAAAGGCTGGGTTGAAGCTCTTCAACTGATGCCTGTAGGTTCTAAGTGGAAACTGTACATTCCTCAAGACCTAGCATACGGTGAGCGCGGCGCAGGTGCAGCGATTCCTCCGTTTGCAGCACTAGTATTCGAAGTTGAGCTACTAGACATCATCGCTTAA
- a CDS encoding DUF2780 domain-containing protein: MRTLLTLSTALLISAPTHAALNLSGVSADDANSLLSSANSMMNAKDSPVVNDLVNNLSVSPEQATTGVGALLSLAQSSLGSDQQGELSSMIPGMDALTSSGLLSSIQDMDSVKSAFSSVGLDPAMISKFAPVVLEYLGSQGASSGLMDSLTSLWQ; this comes from the coding sequence ATGAGAACTCTTCTAACCCTTTCTACGGCACTACTAATTTCAGCACCAACTCACGCTGCACTTAATCTCTCTGGCGTATCCGCTGACGATGCAAACAGTTTACTTTCTAGTGCAAACTCGATGATGAACGCAAAAGACTCGCCAGTCGTGAATGACTTAGTCAACAATCTTTCTGTTTCCCCTGAACAAGCGACAACTGGCGTAGGCGCGCTTCTCTCTCTTGCGCAGAGTTCACTAGGTTCAGATCAGCAAGGTGAACTAAGCTCAATGATTCCTGGAATGGACGCGTTAACTAGCTCCGGTCTTCTATCTTCAATACAAGATATGGACAGTGTAAAAAGTGCTTTCTCATCAGTGGGTCTAGACCCTGCAATGATTTCAAAGTTCGCGCCTGTGGTATTGGAGTATCTGGGCTCACAAGGGGCAAGTTCAGGGTTGATGGATTCGCTGACATCACTTTGGCAGTGA
- the rplQ gene encoding 50S ribosomal protein L17, giving the protein MRHRKSGRQLNRNSSHRKAMFSNMASSLVRHEVIKTTLPKAKELRRVVEPLITLAKTDSVANRRLAFARTRDNEVVAKLFNELGPRFAARQGGYTRILKAGFRAGDKAPMAYIELVDRPEASEEAAAE; this is encoded by the coding sequence ATGCGCCATCGTAAGAGTGGTCGTCAACTCAACCGCAACAGCAGCCATCGCAAAGCGATGTTCAGCAATATGGCTAGCTCTCTTGTACGTCATGAAGTAATCAAGACTACATTGCCTAAAGCAAAAGAGCTACGTCGCGTAGTTGAGCCTTTGATTACACTAGCTAAGACTGACAGTGTTGCTAACCGTCGTCTAGCATTTGCACGTACTCGTGATAACGAAGTAGTTGCGAAACTATTCAACGAACTAGGTCCACGTTTTGCTGCTCGTCAGGGCGGTTACACTCGTATCCTAAAAGCTGGCTTCCGTGCTGGCGATAAAGCTCCAATGGCTTACATTGAGCTAGTTGATCGCCCAGAAGCATCTGAAGAAGCTGCTGCTGAGTAA